In Panicum virgatum strain AP13 chromosome 5K, P.virgatum_v5, whole genome shotgun sequence, the genomic window TCATCAGAGCTGGCACTCGATCTCGTTAACGGGAGAGTGGAGGAAAAGGAGGGAGAGAAAGCCAACCATTTCTGGATGCAGTCTGTCCTGCAATCTCAAGCATTCAGCTGCCAGCTTTGCAATATCTTCAAGAACCTTTATCTTCTTTTTTCCATCCACAATTTCATCATCAAACATTTGTCTCACCACTTTCTCTCTTTTGAGGGAGTTGGTGAAATTTTGAATAAGGTTAGTATTCCCATCTACCACTTTCTTTCTGGTGATCATCTCCACTAAAACAACTCCAAAGCTATATACATCACTCTTAGGAGTTAGAAGTCCTGTCTGATTGAACAAAGGATCCAGGTAACCTATGGAACCAGCAATATTTCTGGTTTGCTGGACCTCATTAGTAGAAAGAAACCTTGCTATTCCAAAATCTGATAGCTTCGGCACAAGATTTTCATCTAGTAGTACATTAGCAGGTTTGATGTCCCCATGAAGAACAGGACTAGACATTGAATGCATGCATGACAGTACTTCAGCTAACTCAATGGTGATGTCCAAACGCTTATCCAAAGGGAGTGGAACATTGCCATTAGCATTGCTGCAGTGAAGGATGTTGTTAAGATTTCCATTGCAAATAAACTCCATAACAATAGTCAGAGTATTTTCCTCGGTGCAGCAACCCAAAAGCCTCACCACATTCTTGTGGTTTATTTGAGAGTGCACTATCACCTCTTTGGCAAAGTCTTCTTTCCTCGTTCCatctttgtatttttttacTGCCACTAGACATTGAACATCTAATGCCCCTTTGTAAACCTCACCAAATGCCCCCTTTCCCAGCAACGTGCTATATCCGTTGATAATgtgttctctctctttttctgtgAAAGATCTCAAATTATAGTTGTTAACTCTTTGAAGCACCACATGACCATTGTTTTTAAGAAAATCTCTAAGAGAATTCCCTTGATAATCCATAGACATACAATACGGCCGATGGGAAGCAACGAGTGGTTCTTGCCTGCATAAAAATGACAAAATACTGTTACTGTGATTATTTCAATTTTACTTCCATCATGCGTGTATGTGTCTAGAACTGGAAGTTTCTGAACATCTTGTCTAGAACTATTGCTTTGCTGAACAAGGGGATTGAAGTGAAAATATTGCTTTTCTAAACAAATCTTCTAATTTGGTGCTAACTCGTAATTAATGTGTTGACCCAGACAGTTGTCCTAGCAAGCTAAAATCAACTGATTCTAAATGATCAACAGGCGACTAAAATTTGAGATCTGAGGGGGTTTTTTATGCACTTTCCAGAAATAGGTCCATCCAGAACTGGTTCATATATCCAATTCAACCAATACAATTTGTAGTTCAAGCAGATTCTACGAAACAGGATCGTTAACTTTATATAATCCTTATTATTCTTCCCGCAAAAAAAATCCTTATTACTCAGTGATTGGAGAATTTGTCAAGCCCAGGCGTAAGTCTACTGAAAGTGCATCGCACAGGCAAACACAATTGCATTTTCCGCTTCTACTGAACCAGGAGGATAATCCTCCATCGCCTCCTCGTCCGAGGTGCCGCTGGCTTAATTAGCAGCTATCAGAGGTTCTGCTCTCGAGTCGACCTAGCTGAGACCTGATAAGTCCTCGTAGCTGGAGGCGGGGCAAAAGGGGCGGAGGTGGAGTGGAGTTCGGAAGGCAGCGGCCGCCGGCAGGCCGTGAGCCCGCGACTAAGTGTGCGGGAAATCGAAACTCGTATACAACCATTTTATTAGCGCAAAGTGCAAATCCCGATGCTCTAAAAACAAGGAAATTTTCCAAAGAAACTCCATTAATCTGGAACAAATCAACGATCCACAATAACAAATGCATACATGAGGTTGCGTTTCTGAACGAATTCCATCCACGGCAATTTGGCAAGGCACCAAGAAATGGGAAAGAAATATCCGTTGCCAGAAGAAATCAGCTACAGCGGTCGGTTTCATGTCGATCTCCATTACAAAGTACAATGAAATACTGAGGTGAGGTAGTTGTTTACCTGCCAGTATTCTTCAGTTTCAGCCAGGCTCCATGCTCAGAACAGAGGAACTTTGGCCAGCCGCGTCGCCACCCAGCTCGGAGTCGAAGTCAAGCCGGGGAAGTCCGGACTAGGCGCACCATGCGTTGTTCATCTATCCATCGGCGCGACCATTCAACACGTAGTCTTCAGTGCTCTTTCGAGGAAGGAAGCCAAGCACCAATTGGATATATCCGTGTTGAAACAGTTAGGCGCTCTAGCACCGAGGCAAGTCTAGGTGGGGCTTTCATGGCACTATAACCTAGACTGCCACGTCATCTTTTCTATAAGATAAAATTGTCATGAAACTGTCGCTTTCATTGCACAATTTTATAGACATAATACAGTATTTAATATGTGGAATGTGTTGTGGTCAAATGTACCAGAACTCTATAACATTTTTTTGCAATTGTTTGTAAACTATATATTAGTCTAGTAGAACATGGTAAATAAACATTATTCTATCAAAACAAATATTTGGATTAACTTCAATATCCATACGATCTTAAATGGGCacatatataaaaaagattacATATAGTAAATTTCAATTTGTAGATATATTTCAACGGCGCCTATGCTTGTTCCAAATGTGCTCCACCCAGTCTTTCTTAAGTTGTATATGAGCCAAACGATCTCGAATTTCATCTTTTTGTAGCACCCtttcaaatggaatatactCTTCGGGGAGAATTCTAGTCACTGTACTAGGAGCCTCATTTAGATCAAGATTCTCTTCaatgtcctcttcttcttctttttttcatcTTCAACAATCATATTGTGAAGGATGATACAAGCTAGCACCACTTTCTCAAGTTGACCACGGTCGTATAGGCGAGCTGGTTTTTTCAAGATGCTCCATCGTCGACGCAATACTCCAAATGCGCGTTCAATATCCTTTCTCTTCCCTTCCTGTTCCTGTGCATATAGTTTGTCCTTGTCGGAGATGGGCATGGATATTGACTTCACAAAAACAGCCCATTCCGAGTATATCCCATCCGCAAGATAGTAACCTTTGTTATATTGGTTCCCATTGACCATGTATGGGACTCTTGGAGCTTGCCCCTTTTTTAGTTCTTCAATAAATAGATGAGACTGGTTTAGAATATTGATATCATTGTTAGAACCTGCAACTCCAAAGAATGCATGCCAGATCCAAAGATCATGTGAAGCCACGACCTCAAGAATTATCATCGGGACTTTCTGATCACCCCGAGTAAATTGGCCCTTCCTTGTAGTTGGACATCTCTCCTAATGCCAATGCATACAGTCAATACTGCCGAACATACATTTTGGTTCATCTTTTAGAATTTTCCACCAGTGGATCAATGTGAAAGGTTTTCATACTTTTTCTCATACCTTTTTTGTGCTTCATCCATCTGTTGGTCATCGGAGTATCCACTCTTATTCATTTTACAAACTGAAATCCAATGCCATTGAATTCATTTATCATTTTGCTTAGGCGTGTCCAATAGATCTTCAGGCTGTTGGTATCCCTATAATGATCTCGTTGGTTGTTCTGGTTAAACTCCTTAGTGATTTGACCCCAAAATGAATCACTTTTCTTGTCATTTCCATGAATAGGGTCTTTAGAAGTATTCAGCCAAGCACTTGCCTGCACAATTGAAGTGTATGAAAAGATCATCAATACTTAAGATAGGTTATCATATGAATATGATTTATATATGTATCGTCATTACCAGTCTGACTTCCTCGTCATGTGATCAATATCTTTTCTTTATTGGCCTACTTGCTTCAagaccatcatcttcatcaagGTCAGTGCTGTCCCTTTCATTGGCATATGGTGCAGGTGCTGGTGATGGTGGCCGGAAGTTGTTTGCAGCTCCAACAAAATGGGAATTTTCACCAAACGGTTGCAAAGGTGGAAAATATGGTTGCTGTAACATATTCAAATAACCACCCCTACAATGCCAATCAAAAAATGAATACTTGCAACCCTTCAGAtgaagcaagaaaaaaaaatgaatactTGCACTGATCTGTCTCTAATCTACAAGTACCAAGCAAGAAAAAATGAATACTTGCACCCCTTCAGATCAAGCAAGAAAAAATGAATACTTGCACTGATTTGTCTCTAATCTGCAAGTGCTGATTGGCTAGACTGGATGTTTGGAAATAGgaactacaaaaaaaaaactctcagaACTTCTCAATTTTTTCAGCAGTAGCCTCTTCCCCCCATTCCTCATGAAATGAGAAGGTTAATGCAAGGTCCAATCAATAATCCATCTCCCACTTCCCTCCCCAGATATTTAACATGTTCCACAAAGCAAGACAGGGTTATTACATCCTCAAATAGTCTGCAAGTATTCAGCGTCAAAAGAAACTACGACCTTCCATTGCTTGTTAAGTTTTTTCAATTTTGATATCTGCTGGACAAGTGGTGCTTGCAGTTTGTAAGATTTATTTGAAAGATTGTTCCAGACATTAAAGCAACTTTTTACTACAGGAACAATATGGATATAGGGGGAAATTAAACTAGTTTAAGACTGAAAAACATTAGTCTGATAAAGTCACTTCCACCAGTTATTCCTAAAACAAACATGTGCCTAATTATTTTCAAATCACCAATGACGAATCCAAAAGGATTCCCTCAACCATCAACATAAACTCCGAGCAGATCAGTATTACATTTGAGCTGGCGGATTTGGCGCGAGCTGGGAAGGATTTGGCGCGCGAGGTGGGAGCGGGAGCGCGTGAAGAGGGAGCGCGGCTGCCTAGCGCACAGGATCCACCATGAAACGCTCCGTGCTCTCAGTGCGCGTTTCCTCAACTTGGAAACGCCGCCCGACTCGTTTCGTGGGGATCAAACGGTTCCCCTCATGTTAATTTCTTTACCATGTCAACATTTTTGCTGAGGTGTCCACCAAATTAATATCATAAAATTCTTATAAAATATTTATTGAGACTGGTCTAAAGTATGACAACGTTGAAACTGATTGCCATGTCAGTACGCAATTAATGCACCCAGGCGACAATTATTTTTATGTTTTTATTGATTGTTTTCAGAGAGAAGATTACTTCGGAATTTCACAGTGCGCGCACAATAAAGGGGCGTTTGCTCTTCATGTCCCTGATGAGAACCAAAATGTAGTAAAATCTCTGAGCTGCATCTATTGCATGTGCATGTGCAATTGATTTGCTTAGGtctcatttgattttttttaaattgttGTCATATTAAATATTTAGATGTCAATTTCAATATTCAGATGCCAACTTAATATAAAATCAATTGCATACGTTGTAATTAGAACTCtaaacgaatctattaagtataattaatgtaTGATTAGCGGATGATCACTGtagcaattagtggtcaaattataaactaattagacttaatagattcatctcgtgatttagTCATGACTTatgaaattaattttataataagtctatatttaatactcctaattagtgtgtAAACATGCGATGTGATGGGACTTATAACTTAAACTGAAAAAACCAAACGAGACCTTAGTGATAGTTCGTCCAATCCATGAAGCATTGGGACGGATTGTTTTCTCAGTCTCATGGTTGGATCTCTCTGACTAGTGTTTTTCTCTTTCACTACTAAAAAATGATTCGTAGAAATGCCACCATTTTTTTCAGAGACGAACTAAACTTTCACTCATTGCTACAAATAGAGCGGGGTTATTATAGCATCGGACCCGCCTCtagatccgcccctaaaaatgagcgCCATTTTTAGAAGTGGTTAATGGCGTCACCCGCTCCTCAAAAGAGCATTTTATAGGGCAGGGTGATGTCATGAACCACTCCTAAAAATGGtggcatttgtaggggtgggtcaTGGATTTTTAGGGACGGATGATGGCATGGTCCGCCACTACAAATGGTTCCacgcaaaaaaatcataaatttttcatattatctcagatgaagtcaaactttatatcaaaattgtagaaattgacgagatctaaaactttgtagttgataaaATTTTTTCATTTAAGGTCAGTTAATGgttcaaaaaattattataagttctctaatagcaataactatatagtatctcatataactcaagtcatactttgaGGTTTCTAAAATATTAATCTTTATATACACTAAaatatacttggcatatttttttggtttctatagttcacaataaccaCGGTGCagaagtttca contains:
- the LOC120706719 gene encoding wall-associated receptor kinase 3-like gives rise to the protein MSMDYQGNSLRDFLKNNGHVVLQRVNNYNLRSFTEKEREHIINGYSTLLGKGAFGEVYKGALDVQCLVAVKKYKDGTRKEDFAKEVIVHSQINHKNVVRLLGCCTEENTLTIVMEFICNGNLNNILHCSNANGNVPLPLDKRLDITIELAEVLSCMHSMSSPVLHGDIKPANVLLDENLVPKLSDFGIARFLSTNEVQQTRNIAGSIGYLDPLFNQTGLLTPKSDVYSFGVVLVEMITRKKVVDGNTNLIQNFTNSLKREKVVRQMFDDEIVDGKKKIKVLEDIAKLAAECLRLQDRLHPEMVGFLSLLFLHSPVNEIECQL